The sequence TTGATAAGGTTAATTTTTCTTATAGGCCTGATGAGCCAATTATTCAAGATTTAACATTTAGGATTGCACCAGGTGAAAATGTTGCTCTTGTTGGACCCACTGGATCAGGAAAGACTACATTAATCAGATTGCTTTGCAGGTTGTATGAACCTCAAAGTGGTAGGATTTTGATTGATGGTAAGGATCTTAGGCGGATACCTATCTCCTATCTTCGCAAGCAAGTAGGTGTAGTACTTCAGGATACATTTTTATTTAGTGGCAATGTTGCAGATAACCTTCGTTTAGATAAAGATATAGATGATGATCGCTTGATAGAGATATGCAAAGATCTTGGATTAGAAACTTTATTAAATAAGCTGCCAAGAGGTTTGAATACCGAACTAAGAGAACGTGGTGGAAATCTGTCCTCAGGCGAACGTCAGCTTTTATCTGTTGTAAGAGTCGCTATTCGTAACCCAAGAGTTTTAATCATGGATGAAGCAACTGCATTTATGGATCCTTCAACAGAAGCTACTTTGCAGCGAGATTTAGATCGATTGCTTAAGAAAAGAACTGCCTTGGTGATTGCTCATAGGCTTGCAACTGTTGAATCGGCAGATCGAATTCTAGTTTTGAGAAGGGGAAGATTGATAGAAGAAGGAACCCATGAAGGGCTTAGGAAGCTTGGAGGTCTTTATTCACAATTAGCAGAATTACAAGAACAGGGTTTGGCTAAACTTTAAAGAAGGACCACACTGAATTATTATTTAGAAAGAGTTGGGACAGATGGTCGCACTGCATTGATTGGCTCATATTCTCTAACAACGGAGGAGCTTCAAGAGGCTTATGGGGATGGGGCCTGCAATTGCCCATCCCCTAATGAGCAGATGGCTCTTGTTTTTAGTCAAGCAAGGCCTTTTGATTTGGTTGAACTTGAACAGTTGTTGCGCTCTGTTGGATGGAGCCAAAGACCAATGCGAAAAGTTCAAATTGCACTTGATAATAGCTTGCTGAAAGTAGGACTCTGGAGACATGATCAAAGCTTCCCAAGATTAATTGGCTTTGCCAGGTGCACAGGAGATGGAGTTCTTGAAGCTACTGTATGGGATGTTGCAGTGCACCCTATTTATCAGGGGTTTGGATTAGGGAAACTACTTATGGATTATGTAAATAGATCTCTTAGGGATATTGGAATCAGAAGGATTACACTCTTTGCAGACCCTGGTGTAGTTGCTTTTTATAAGAGTCAAGGTTGGCTCCTTGAGCCAAAAGGACATCGATGTGCATTTTGGTATGCCAATTAATTCTTTATAGAGGAATGTTGTTAGTAGGGAACTCTTCTTTTACTGCTGATAGAAGTTGACAATCTATATGTTCAGTTTGAATCTAGCTTTATTAGAAATTATTGACGAACTTTAGTGTTCTTTTTGTAGTATTCACATGCAAGCTTTTTAGAACTTTCTCCTCTCCTCCATCGACGTCTAAGTTTTGCATTCTCAAAGGCTTTAACTATAAAATTATTTTTATCCCAACGACGACTATCGCAATATAGTGGGAGTCCTATTCGTTTGATTTTGATCTTTTTTGTTATACGCTCTATGAACTCAAGATCTTCCATTAAAGAAAGTGGTTTATATCCACCCATTTCTTTATATAATGATCTTTTTATTAATAATCCTTGATCACCATATGGTTTCTTTAGGAAATTACTTCTAATAGATACAGCTATTTCTAGTAGTTTCAATTCTACCTTTTCACTTTGGACTTTAAAATCAAAGAACCATGCTATGTCTTTTGAAGATCTACGATTTATTATTTTGGACAAGGCTTCTGGCCAAGTCCCTGGTATTCGACAGTCAGCATGTAGAAATAAAATCCACTCGCCACTAGTATTGGTTGCACCGTAATGAAGCTGGAGACCTCGATTTGCTTCTAAAATTTGTATTAATTTAGCGCCTCCTAGTTTTGCAACCAGCTCTGTTAAGTCTGAACTGCAGGCATCACAAATACAAATTTCAAGTGGATGTGGCCAAAGGTTTAGATCAGCAAGTAATAGAGGAAGATTACTTGCTTCATTAAAACTAGGAATAACAATGCTTAGTGTCTGTGACGTACTTAGCCTTGCCATGGAGAAAGATCGTTTAGGTGGTCAACATCATTTTGTTCACGTAATAATGCATATCTAATATCTTTTTCTTTGGCTTTTGAAATGGTTTGTCTGAGGACTTGATTTGTCCCCCATGCTATTGAATCGAAAGGCCAGCTAACTAAAGGATTAACTAATTGTTCTGAAAGCCCTAGTAACCAATACCCTCCATCTAAAGCTGGCCC comes from Prochlorococcus sp. MIT 1307 and encodes:
- a CDS encoding GNAT family N-acetyltransferase codes for the protein MIGSYSLTTEELQEAYGDGACNCPSPNEQMALVFSQARPFDLVELEQLLRSVGWSQRPMRKVQIALDNSLLKVGLWRHDQSFPRLIGFARCTGDGVLEATVWDVAVHPIYQGFGLGKLLMDYVNRSLRDIGIRRITLFADPGVVAFYKSQGWLLEPKGHRCAFWYAN
- a CDS encoding TIGR04283 family arsenosugar biosynthesis glycosyltransferase; its protein translation is MARLSTSQTLSIVIPSFNEASNLPLLLADLNLWPHPLEICICDACSSDLTELVAKLGGAKLIQILEANRGLQLHYGATNTSGEWILFLHADCRIPGTWPEALSKIINRRSSKDIAWFFDFKVQSEKVELKLLEIAVSIRSNFLKKPYGDQGLLIKRSLYKEMGGYKPLSLMEDLEFIERITKKIKIKRIGLPLYCDSRRWDKNNFIVKAFENAKLRRRWRRGESSKKLACEYYKKNTKVRQ